The Streptomyces aurantiacus genome includes a region encoding these proteins:
- a CDS encoding family 78 glycoside hydrolase catalytic domain gives MLRKPSLLFVVLRCLLVLAVAGSATALPSSVSPAASASDAEFSVKALTTNGRLNPLGIGGEDPVFGWQAASDRRATSQKAYEIQVGRTPGSADTWSSGKVSSDRQVGVPYSGPDLKPATRYYWRVRAWDDRRTASPWSPPASFETGLLDSGDWDGAQWITRPEAASELDQWTDYVATVDFKINSNALGMFLRASDASNGYMWQFNVTGPTPMLRLHKQVKGNYSVVKEVDLAPYGFTNASLLADRHTVRYDVVGNTIKTTLDGKPVDTFTDATFSKGYIGFRTHGCCGERGTVYDAVVTGADGGTLLDTDFASDRNPFTGGEIVDSALVVSGTTDALKEPAVRPLPLLRKGFATKAGKQVASARVYASALGVYELEINGKKVGDQVLAPGWTNYHKRIQSQTYDVTKLLARGHNAIGASLANGWWAGKVGIGWSRQYGDSPALVAKVRITYTDGSVQWIVTDGSWKAADGPYVKADLQDGETYDARLKPSGWSRPGFDDAKWESAASLESRTALLVPQSDEPVRRTQVLTSRKMTEPSAGTYVYDLGQNMVGVSRLTLTGSAGQTVKIRYAEVLNKNGTLYTDNFRTAKVTDRYTFAKAGTATYEPEFTQHGFRYIEITGVSEPPALSAVQGIVWGSDLPSTGTLKTSDTMLNQLVSNISWSQRGNFLSIPTDTPARDERLGWTGDISLFAPTANYLVDTRAFLSHWMADVRNSQYTNGDLPAVVPTPQGQFGDSGVGWSDVMITVPYSVWRSYDDTRILRENYPAMQKFFQFVRDSAGADLLEPGRTTFFTNDWLHLDDPTEQGILGTAYYAENARMMAEVAKALGDDAAASDYSKLSADIRDAFTKAYVATDGTVKRNSQTGYAMALGMNLVSDPALVEKVGEKFVAKLALSDYHLRTGFIGTPLLLPALSKIGRDDLAYKMLLHKDYPSWGYEVANGATTMWERWNSIMPNGDFGPVDMNSFNHYAYGAVGDWMFQNIGGLSAIEPGYKRSRIAPALDGNLTMGSGSLETVYGLLSSDWSTRKDSLDLEVTVPVNTVAEVHVPSKTRWAVTEGGRPAADAKGVRFLRMENGAAVFEVGSGSYRFGRRS, from the coding sequence GTGCTCCGCAAACCCTCGCTTCTCTTCGTAGTGCTGAGATGCCTGCTCGTGCTCGCCGTGGCAGGCAGCGCGACCGCCCTGCCCTCGTCCGTGTCCCCTGCCGCTTCGGCCTCCGATGCTGAGTTCTCCGTGAAGGCTCTGACCACCAACGGCCGGCTGAACCCTCTGGGCATCGGCGGCGAGGACCCGGTCTTCGGATGGCAGGCGGCGTCGGACCGGCGGGCGACATCGCAGAAGGCCTACGAGATCCAGGTCGGACGTACGCCGGGATCCGCCGATACGTGGTCGTCCGGCAAGGTGTCCTCCGACCGCCAGGTCGGCGTCCCGTACAGCGGCCCTGATCTGAAGCCGGCCACCCGCTACTACTGGCGTGTTCGGGCCTGGGACGACAGACGGACCGCGAGCCCGTGGAGCCCACCCGCGTCCTTCGAGACAGGCCTGCTGGACTCCGGCGACTGGGACGGCGCCCAGTGGATCACTCGTCCTGAGGCCGCGAGTGAGCTGGACCAGTGGACCGACTACGTCGCCACGGTCGACTTCAAGATCAACAGCAACGCCCTCGGCATGTTCCTGAGGGCCTCCGACGCGAGCAACGGCTACATGTGGCAGTTCAACGTCACGGGCCCGACCCCGATGCTGAGACTGCACAAGCAGGTCAAGGGCAACTACAGCGTGGTGAAGGAGGTGGATCTCGCACCCTACGGCTTCACCAACGCCAGTCTCCTCGCCGACCGGCACACCGTCCGCTACGACGTGGTGGGCAACACCATCAAGACGACCCTGGACGGCAAGCCGGTCGACACCTTCACCGACGCCACGTTCAGCAAGGGTTACATCGGTTTCCGCACCCACGGATGCTGCGGCGAACGGGGAACCGTCTACGACGCCGTCGTGACCGGCGCCGACGGCGGCACGCTCCTCGACACCGACTTCGCCTCCGACCGGAACCCGTTCACCGGCGGTGAGATCGTCGACTCCGCCCTCGTGGTGTCCGGCACCACGGACGCCCTCAAAGAGCCCGCTGTCCGGCCGCTGCCGCTGCTGCGCAAGGGCTTCGCGACCAAGGCCGGCAAGCAGGTCGCCTCGGCGCGGGTCTACGCGTCGGCCCTCGGCGTCTACGAGCTGGAGATCAACGGCAAGAAGGTCGGCGACCAGGTGCTCGCCCCGGGCTGGACGAACTACCACAAGCGCATCCAGTCCCAGACCTACGATGTGACGAAGTTGCTCGCCCGGGGCCACAACGCGATCGGTGCCTCCCTGGCGAACGGATGGTGGGCGGGCAAGGTCGGGATCGGCTGGAGCCGCCAGTACGGGGACTCCCCCGCTCTCGTGGCGAAGGTGCGCATCACCTACACCGACGGTTCGGTCCAGTGGATCGTCACGGACGGATCGTGGAAGGCGGCGGACGGCCCCTACGTCAAGGCCGACCTGCAGGACGGCGAGACGTACGACGCCAGGCTGAAGCCCTCGGGCTGGAGCCGGCCCGGATTCGACGACGCGAAGTGGGAGTCCGCCGCGAGCCTGGAGTCCCGGACCGCACTTCTGGTTCCGCAGAGCGACGAGCCGGTACGCAGGACCCAGGTGCTCACGTCCCGGAAGATGACAGAGCCCAGCGCCGGGACGTACGTCTACGACCTCGGTCAGAACATGGTCGGAGTGTCCCGGCTGACACTGACCGGCTCCGCAGGCCAGACGGTCAAGATCCGCTACGCGGAGGTGCTCAACAAGAACGGCACCCTCTACACCGACAACTTCCGCACCGCCAAGGTCACCGACCGATACACCTTCGCGAAGGCCGGAACAGCCACCTACGAGCCCGAGTTCACCCAGCACGGGTTCCGCTACATCGAGATCACCGGGGTGAGCGAGCCGCCCGCGCTCTCCGCCGTCCAGGGCATCGTGTGGGGGTCGGACCTCCCGTCCACCGGCACGCTGAAGACCTCGGACACCATGCTGAACCAGCTGGTGAGCAACATCTCCTGGAGCCAGCGCGGCAACTTCCTGTCCATCCCCACCGACACCCCCGCCCGCGACGAACGTCTGGGATGGACGGGTGACATCAGCCTGTTCGCGCCCACGGCCAACTACCTGGTCGACACCCGCGCGTTCCTGTCCCACTGGATGGCGGACGTCCGCAACTCCCAGTACACCAACGGTGACCTGCCCGCCGTCGTACCGACCCCGCAGGGGCAGTTCGGCGACAGCGGTGTCGGCTGGTCCGACGTGATGATCACCGTGCCGTACTCCGTGTGGCGTTCCTACGACGACACCCGCATCCTGCGGGAGAACTACCCCGCCATGCAGAAGTTCTTCCAGTTCGTGCGCGACAGCGCCGGAGCGGACCTTCTCGAACCCGGCCGCACCACGTTCTTCACCAACGACTGGCTGCACCTGGACGACCCGACCGAGCAGGGCATCCTGGGCACGGCCTACTACGCCGAGAACGCCCGCATGATGGCCGAGGTGGCCAAGGCCCTGGGTGATGACGCGGCGGCGTCCGACTACAGCAAGCTCTCCGCTGACATCCGCGACGCCTTCACCAAGGCGTACGTCGCAACCGACGGCACCGTCAAGCGCAACTCTCAGACCGGGTACGCGATGGCCCTCGGTATGAACCTCGTCTCCGACCCCGCGCTGGTCGAGAAGGTCGGCGAGAAGTTCGTGGCCAAACTCGCCCTCAGCGACTACCACCTGCGGACCGGCTTCATCGGCACGCCGCTGCTGCTGCCCGCGCTGAGCAAGATCGGCAGGGACGACCTCGCCTACAAGATGCTGCTGCACAAGGACTACCCGTCCTGGGGCTACGAGGTCGCCAACGGCGCCACCACCATGTGGGAGCGCTGGAACTCGATCATGCCCAACGGCGACTTCGGCCCGGTCGACATGAACTCCTTCAACCACTACGCCTACGGCGCCGTGGGCGACTGGATGTTCCAGAACATCGGCGGCCTCTCGGCGATAGAGCCCGGCTACAAGCGCTCCCGGATCGCACCAGCGCTCGACGGAAACCTGACCATGGGCTCGGGAAGCCTCGAAACCGTCTATGGCCTTCTCTCCTCGGACTGGAGCACCCGCAAGGACTCCCTCGATCTCGAAGTGACCGTGCCGGTCAACACCGTTGCGGAGGTTCACGTGCCCTCGAAGACCCGTTGGGCGGTCACCGAGGGTGGCCGGCCTGCCGCCGACGCCAAGGGAGTCCGGTTCCTCCGGATGGAGAACGGGGCTGCAGTGTTCGAGGTCGGGTCGGGCTCCTACCGCTTCGGCCGCCGCAGCTAG
- a CDS encoding GNAT family N-acetyltransferase, giving the protein MEIRAGVRGDVEQIAALHAESWRTAYAGIMPSSFLDGPLFEDRLALWRGRILEPQSAAGLFVAVNRGEMDGFVYLVPRPDGRVLLDNLHARPGRTGSGIGGRLLRQALAWAATEHSGRDVYLEVLRANTRAIAFYERHGALRTDERVCLFEQGFDLPELEYTWTAGSVSPAPHSLSQCGTGQGAVGDPSGTNPDVRAPAH; this is encoded by the coding sequence ATGGAGATCAGAGCGGGCGTGCGGGGCGACGTGGAGCAGATCGCGGCGCTGCACGCGGAGAGCTGGCGTACTGCATACGCCGGGATCATGCCGAGCAGCTTCCTGGACGGCCCCCTGTTCGAGGACCGGTTGGCGCTGTGGCGCGGGCGAATTCTCGAACCGCAGTCGGCTGCGGGACTGTTCGTGGCCGTGAACCGAGGCGAGATGGACGGTTTCGTGTACCTCGTGCCGCGCCCCGACGGCCGCGTCCTTCTGGACAATCTGCATGCCCGGCCGGGCCGTACTGGTTCCGGCATCGGAGGCCGACTGCTCCGACAGGCCCTCGCCTGGGCCGCCACCGAGCACTCCGGACGGGATGTCTATCTGGAGGTACTGCGCGCCAACACACGCGCCATCGCGTTCTACGAGCGACACGGCGCTCTCCGTACCGACGAGCGGGTCTGCCTGTTCGAGCAGGGCTTTGACCTGCCTGAACTCGAGTACACCTGGACCGCCGGGTCGGTGTCGCCGGCCCCGCACTCGTTGTCGCAGTGCGGGACCGGTCAGGGTGCTGTCGGGGATCCCTCCGGGACGAACCCCGATGTTCGGGCGCCTGCCCACTGA
- a CDS encoding gluconokinase — translation MSHNTAPLVVVMGVSGSGKTTVGRLLAQHLGVPYAEGDDFHPASNVAKMRAGQPLQDDDRRSWLETIAQWLAGQDCGGVVACSALKRRYRDRLASAAPHVAFLHLDGSPELIAARITARQGHFMSPDLLRSQLADLEPLGDDEAGATVPIDGTPQQTAALAHAAIASS, via the coding sequence ATGTCTCACAACACCGCTCCGCTCGTCGTGGTCATGGGGGTATCGGGCTCGGGTAAGACCACGGTCGGCCGACTGCTCGCACAACACCTCGGTGTTCCCTACGCCGAAGGAGATGACTTCCATCCCGCGTCCAACGTGGCGAAGATGCGAGCGGGTCAGCCGCTGCAGGATGACGACCGCCGCTCCTGGCTGGAGACGATCGCGCAATGGCTGGCCGGCCAGGACTGCGGCGGAGTGGTCGCGTGTTCGGCGCTCAAGCGCCGCTACCGTGACCGGCTGGCTTCCGCCGCGCCGCACGTCGCCTTCCTGCACCTCGACGGTTCACCCGAGCTGATCGCCGCCCGGATCACCGCGCGGCAAGGCCACTTCATGTCGCCCGACCTGCTTCGTTCACAGCTCGCCGACCTCGAACCACTGGGCGACGACGAAGCCGGTGCGACCGTCCCCATCGACGGAACGCCGCAACAGACCGCCGCCCTTGCTCATGCCGCCATTGCCTCCTCCTGA
- a CDS encoding glucose 1-dehydrogenase → MLALTVRPGGKGPVEVREVPDPAPAVGELLVQGLAVGVCGTDREIVRGEYGWAPPGRDWLVLGHESVGRVRQAPPGSGFSAGDLVAGVVRRPDPEPCGACARGEFDMCRNGRYTERGIKEVDGYGAQMWCVEPDYAVKLEPHLERVGVLVEPTSVVAKAWEQVERVGARSWFEPHRVLVTGAGPIGLLAALLGVQRGLEVHVLDRVTEGPKPSLVRELGATYHAKDAEEVISDVCPDVIIEATGANELVLASLTGTAPYGVVCLTGVSPVGRRMTVDAGAVNREIVLQNDAVVGSVNANLRHYSQAADALAKADVSWLESMITRRVPLERATEAFTPQPDSIKVIIEL, encoded by the coding sequence ATGCTTGCATTGACCGTGCGGCCTGGCGGGAAGGGACCCGTAGAGGTACGGGAGGTGCCTGACCCCGCCCCGGCTGTCGGCGAGCTGCTGGTGCAGGGCCTGGCGGTGGGCGTGTGCGGAACGGACAGGGAGATCGTCCGGGGCGAGTACGGCTGGGCCCCACCGGGCCGCGATTGGCTGGTACTGGGTCATGAGTCCGTCGGGAGGGTTCGGCAGGCGCCGCCGGGCAGCGGGTTCTCGGCCGGTGACCTGGTCGCCGGGGTGGTGCGCCGGCCGGACCCCGAGCCGTGCGGGGCTTGCGCACGCGGCGAGTTCGACATGTGCCGCAACGGCCGCTACACCGAACGCGGCATCAAGGAAGTCGACGGATACGGCGCGCAGATGTGGTGCGTGGAGCCCGACTATGCGGTGAAGCTGGAGCCACATCTGGAGCGCGTTGGGGTGCTCGTGGAGCCGACCAGCGTGGTGGCAAAAGCGTGGGAGCAGGTCGAGCGTGTCGGTGCGCGTTCGTGGTTCGAGCCGCATCGCGTCCTGGTAACCGGTGCGGGGCCCATCGGTCTGCTGGCCGCCCTCCTGGGCGTTCAGCGAGGACTGGAGGTGCACGTGCTCGACCGGGTGACCGAAGGACCCAAACCCTCTCTGGTGAGAGAGTTGGGCGCCACTTACCACGCGAAGGACGCTGAGGAGGTCATCTCCGATGTGTGCCCGGACGTCATCATCGAAGCCACGGGTGCGAACGAGCTCGTCCTTGCCTCACTGACGGGGACCGCACCCTACGGAGTGGTGTGCCTGACGGGTGTGTCACCCGTCGGCCGCAGGATGACCGTGGACGCGGGCGCCGTCAACAGGGAGATCGTGCTGCAGAACGACGCGGTGGTGGGCTCCGTCAACGCCAACCTGCGTCACTACAGCCAGGCTGCCGACGCGTTGGCAAAGGCCGACGTGTCATGGCTGGAGAGCATGATCACCCGGCGAGTGCCGCTGGAGCGCGCAACAGAGGCGTTCACGCCGCAACCGGACTCCATCAAGGTGATCATCGAGCTGTAG
- a CDS encoding EF-hand domain-containing protein produces the protein MTALQDLKYAQWFRGADVDGDGFITQRDVRMMSERYIAARGTAPDAATARLLTEGMDGFWMNVIAPLDQDGDGKVDLREMTEGFRRVLTDPAQYPEQIEPVTNYFFDLADLNGDGKIDQAEFQQMYYSVAGVPGEDCAAVFAALDRDGSGALDRAEFHQAVTEFFYGNNPEAPANHLFGRVAG, from the coding sequence GTGACTGCACTTCAAGACCTCAAATACGCCCAGTGGTTCAGGGGCGCCGACGTCGACGGCGACGGGTTCATCACCCAGCGGGACGTCCGAATGATGAGCGAGCGCTACATCGCCGCCCGCGGCACCGCGCCGGACGCCGCGACCGCCCGCCTGCTCACCGAGGGGATGGACGGGTTCTGGATGAACGTGATCGCCCCCTTGGATCAGGACGGTGACGGGAAGGTCGATCTGCGGGAGATGACCGAAGGGTTCAGGCGGGTCCTCACCGACCCAGCCCAGTACCCGGAACAGATCGAGCCGGTGACCAACTACTTCTTCGACCTCGCCGACCTCAACGGAGACGGCAAGATCGACCAGGCGGAGTTCCAGCAGATGTACTACTCGGTCGCCGGCGTTCCCGGCGAGGACTGCGCCGCAGTCTTCGCCGCTTTGGACCGGGACGGCTCCGGTGCGCTGGACCGCGCCGAATTCCACCAGGCCGTCACGGAGTTCTTCTACGGCAACAACCCGGAGGCTCCTGCTAACCACTTGTTCGGCAGGGTCGCCGGCTGA
- a CDS encoding molybdopterin-dependent oxidoreductase, which produces MTVATHWGSLVAVVDSGRLVRIEPRGDDPAPSPIGPGMVTAADDSARVLRPAVRKGWLNGLPRAHDTARGADAFVEVSWDDAITLVSDELRRVRSQHGDSAVFGGSYGWASAGGFHNAQGQLHRFLALGGGYTDSRNTYSTAALEVILPHVIGGHPWSYQSRMPMWDEIAENCELVVAFGGLALKNSQINPGGLARHQTQNLQRQCREAGVRFVNVSPIRSDTAGFLDAEWLPVIPNTDTAAMLGIAHTMLVNGWHDEDFLRRCCVGFDRFASYLVGELDGVPKDAAWAARITGISRDVITDLARRLTTQRSLIMVNYAVQRADHGEQPMWMSVVLAAMTGSMGRPGCGWGAGYATMDATGVARGRPSVATVPKVSNPVPDFIPVARIADTLLHPGKTIDYDGRRLTLPELRLVYWCGGNPFHHHQDLHRLTRAWQTPDTVVVHEAWWNTTAKFADIVLPVATSLERDDFAAGFSDPHLVAMPKVREPEGESRTDHQIFAALASRLGYEQEFTESRSEIEWVRHLYEQTRAELGDDAALPDFDDFWRSSTAELPALTGPFPGSFEALRADPQRFPLSTPSGRIEIFSEEIDSFGYADCAGHPTWFEPVEWLRADLADRFPLHLISNQPASRLHSQYDNGGHSLSSKIRGREPVTINRLDAASRGIENGMIVRVYNDRGSCLAGAVLSDDVMPGVVQLSTGAWWDPVRPGLAGTLDRHGNPNVLTADRPCSRLSQGPSALSALVDVELYDHPLPDVLAFTPPHLEH; this is translated from the coding sequence ATGACGGTTGCGACGCACTGGGGCAGTCTTGTCGCGGTGGTCGATTCCGGTCGGTTGGTGCGAATTGAGCCGAGGGGTGACGACCCCGCGCCGTCGCCCATCGGCCCCGGGATGGTGACAGCCGCTGACGACAGCGCTCGCGTGTTGCGCCCCGCGGTGCGCAAGGGCTGGCTGAACGGCCTGCCGCGCGCCCACGACACGGCCAGAGGCGCGGACGCCTTCGTGGAGGTGAGCTGGGACGACGCGATCACGCTGGTCAGCGATGAACTGCGTCGAGTGCGTTCACAGCACGGAGACAGTGCGGTGTTCGGCGGATCCTATGGATGGGCGAGTGCGGGCGGGTTTCACAACGCGCAGGGTCAACTCCACCGGTTCCTGGCGTTGGGCGGGGGATACACCGACTCCCGCAACACGTACAGCACCGCGGCTTTGGAGGTCATCCTCCCCCATGTGATCGGCGGGCATCCGTGGAGCTACCAGTCCCGGATGCCGATGTGGGACGAGATCGCCGAGAACTGCGAGCTCGTGGTGGCGTTCGGCGGGCTGGCCCTCAAGAACAGCCAGATCAACCCTGGTGGACTGGCCAGGCACCAGACGCAGAACCTGCAGCGCCAGTGCCGTGAGGCCGGGGTGCGGTTCGTCAACGTCAGCCCCATCCGCAGCGACACCGCCGGCTTCCTCGACGCCGAGTGGCTGCCCGTCATCCCCAACACCGACACCGCCGCGATGCTCGGCATCGCGCACACGATGCTGGTCAACGGGTGGCACGACGAGGACTTCCTCCGCCGGTGCTGCGTCGGCTTCGACCGCTTCGCCTCCTATCTGGTCGGCGAGCTCGACGGCGTCCCCAAGGACGCTGCCTGGGCAGCGAGGATCACGGGCATCAGCCGCGACGTGATCACCGACCTCGCCCGCCGCCTCACCACCCAGCGTTCTCTCATCATGGTCAACTACGCGGTGCAACGGGCAGACCATGGCGAACAACCGATGTGGATGTCTGTCGTACTGGCCGCCATGACGGGCTCGATGGGCCGGCCCGGCTGCGGCTGGGGCGCGGGATACGCGACGATGGACGCGACCGGCGTCGCCAGAGGCCGCCCCTCCGTGGCGACAGTGCCCAAGGTTTCCAACCCCGTTCCGGACTTCATCCCGGTCGCAAGGATCGCCGACACCCTGCTGCATCCGGGGAAGACGATCGACTACGACGGCCGGCGCCTCACGCTGCCCGAACTTCGCCTGGTCTACTGGTGCGGAGGCAACCCGTTCCATCACCACCAGGACCTGCACCGGTTGACCCGCGCCTGGCAGACCCCTGACACGGTGGTGGTGCACGAAGCCTGGTGGAACACCACGGCCAAGTTCGCGGACATCGTCCTCCCCGTCGCCACCAGCCTGGAGCGCGACGACTTTGCCGCCGGATTCTCCGATCCCCACCTTGTCGCGATGCCGAAGGTCCGTGAGCCGGAGGGCGAGTCGCGCACCGACCACCAGATCTTCGCCGCCTTGGCCTCCCGGCTCGGATACGAGCAGGAGTTCACGGAGTCGCGCTCCGAGATCGAATGGGTCCGGCACCTTTACGAGCAGACGAGGGCCGAGCTCGGCGACGATGCCGCCTTGCCGGACTTCGACGACTTCTGGCGCAGCTCCACCGCTGAGCTGCCGGCGTTGACCGGACCGTTTCCCGGCAGCTTCGAGGCGCTCCGCGCAGATCCGCAGCGGTTCCCCCTGTCGACGCCTTCGGGCCGGATCGAGATCTTCTCCGAGGAGATCGACTCGTTCGGCTACGCCGACTGCGCCGGGCATCCGACATGGTTCGAACCGGTGGAGTGGCTTCGTGCTGATCTGGCGGACCGATTCCCGCTGCACTTGATCTCGAATCAGCCCGCCTCGCGCCTGCACAGTCAGTACGACAACGGTGGCCACAGCCTCAGTTCAAAGATCCGTGGCCGTGAGCCGGTGACGATCAACCGGTTGGACGCCGCGTCGCGCGGCATCGAGAACGGCATGATCGTGCGTGTCTACAACGACCGAGGCAGCTGTCTGGCGGGCGCAGTCCTGTCGGACGACGTCATGCCAGGTGTCGTGCAACTGTCCACGGGAGCGTGGTGGGATCCGGTCCGGCCGGGCCTGGCCGGAACATTGGACCGCCACGGCAATCCGAACGTTCTCACGGCGGATCGGCCGTGCTCGCGCCTGTCCCAAGGACCGAGTGCTCTCAGTGCACTGGTCGACGTCGAGTTGTACGACCATCCCCTTCCTGATGTGCTCGCCTTCACACCGCCACACCTCGAACATTGA
- a CDS encoding FAD-dependent oxidoreductase, protein MRGKTAVVLGGSVAGLCAAGVLARHFDEVIVLERDRLPPDAQHRRGVPQSKHPHFLLNSGRRAIGEIFPGFEEALIAAGGMRLMPSMDAGYCENDGWAPRKAGSMTMVYSSRVLIERVLRDKVHELPAIEIREGVTVTGLRATGGGTERGRVEGVEYRAGDDSGHLSADLVVDALGRGSSVADWLSTAGWPTPPEKTLDAKVTYTSRWYDLPPADRRPQAWWWKHLVITPTQDTGEHPEEHEFLSNFFPIEGNRAIVCMGAWGIRMPREADTFEAAVDRVRARSFGQATRACTPTSGVHLTRSTGNKWRRFDLLDQPPLGLVCVGDSICAFNPFYAQGMSSAARSALILAEMLHSHDVLGLAFFREFLARQKKSLDVPWMLAMARDQAYDFATGTEVVAPWRRKLAARLSWPVFNAINATSREDAYVERTFAQVFNLDMSLREMTTDVRFWFGIARYKVRQRLGRTVVPGGFDDQQDPPGTDYTGQSRAGNSPSAETDLVND, encoded by the coding sequence ATGCGGGGAAAGACAGCCGTGGTGCTCGGCGGTAGCGTGGCAGGGCTGTGCGCCGCAGGAGTGCTCGCGAGGCATTTCGACGAGGTGATCGTCCTGGAGCGGGACCGGCTCCCGCCTGACGCGCAGCACCGGCGGGGTGTGCCGCAGAGCAAACACCCGCACTTCCTCCTCAACTCCGGGCGTCGCGCGATCGGTGAGATTTTCCCCGGGTTCGAGGAGGCACTCATCGCCGCGGGCGGGATGCGCCTGATGCCCTCGATGGACGCGGGGTACTGCGAGAACGACGGCTGGGCCCCGCGCAAGGCCGGGTCGATGACGATGGTCTACAGCTCCCGCGTGCTCATCGAGCGGGTCCTGCGCGACAAGGTCCACGAGCTCCCGGCCATCGAGATCCGCGAGGGCGTGACCGTCACCGGACTTCGTGCCACCGGAGGCGGCACCGAGCGCGGGCGCGTCGAGGGAGTCGAGTACCGCGCGGGCGACGACTCGGGCCATCTGTCAGCCGACCTGGTCGTCGACGCGCTGGGGCGCGGCTCCTCCGTCGCCGACTGGCTGAGCACCGCGGGATGGCCGACGCCTCCGGAGAAGACCCTCGACGCCAAGGTCACCTACACGTCGCGATGGTACGACCTGCCGCCCGCCGACCGGCGTCCACAGGCGTGGTGGTGGAAGCACCTGGTCATCACTCCGACCCAGGACACCGGCGAACATCCCGAGGAGCACGAGTTCCTCAGTAACTTCTTCCCGATCGAGGGCAACCGCGCCATCGTGTGCATGGGGGCATGGGGCATCCGGATGCCGCGCGAGGCCGACACCTTCGAGGCAGCGGTGGACCGAGTCCGGGCCAGGTCCTTCGGGCAGGCGACGCGTGCCTGCACCCCGACCTCCGGGGTGCACCTCACTCGATCGACCGGCAACAAGTGGCGGCGCTTCGACCTGCTCGACCAGCCTCCGCTCGGGCTGGTCTGCGTCGGTGACTCGATCTGCGCGTTCAACCCGTTCTACGCCCAGGGGATGAGCTCGGCGGCCCGCTCCGCGCTCATCCTCGCCGAGATGCTGCACAGCCACGACGTCCTCGGCCTCGCCTTCTTCCGCGAGTTCCTCGCCCGGCAGAAGAAGTCGCTCGACGTGCCCTGGATGCTCGCGATGGCCCGTGACCAGGCATACGACTTCGCAACCGGGACCGAGGTCGTCGCTCCCTGGCGCCGCAAGCTGGCCGCGCGCCTCAGCTGGCCGGTCTTCAACGCCATCAACGCCACGAGCCGCGAGGACGCCTACGTCGAGCGGACGTTCGCCCAGGTCTTCAACCTCGACATGTCGCTCAGGGAGATGACGACCGATGTGCGGTTCTGGTTCGGCATCGCGCGCTACAAGGTGCGTCAGCGGCTCGGACGCACGGTCGTGCCCGGCGGGTTCGACGACCAGCAGGATCCGCCCGGCACCGACTACACCGGCCAGAGCCGCGCCGGCAATTCGCCGTCCGCCGAGACCGACCTCGTCAATGACTGA
- a CDS encoding TetR/AcrR family transcriptional regulator: MGHHGWGGRPPASDAEARQRIIDATARCIDRHGVTKTTLSDVAGELGVTRQTVYRHFGRISDIIGEVAAQGAESFVDRMIAHLQGTTDPAEAVVEGMVFCVRTIPTEPRLSLLLQLGDTAAFGRGTTTRETIAYGAKMLRRFPVDWAAADIDEDDLNGLAEIIMRLLTSLLQHPGEAPQDETRLRTFLKRWLAPALSRTSASAHPRS; this comes from the coding sequence ATGGGGCATCACGGCTGGGGAGGCCGGCCTCCCGCATCGGACGCGGAGGCCCGGCAGCGCATCATCGACGCGACCGCCCGCTGCATCGACAGGCACGGCGTCACGAAGACGACCCTGTCCGACGTCGCCGGCGAGCTCGGCGTCACCCGCCAGACCGTCTACCGCCACTTCGGCCGCATCAGCGACATCATCGGCGAGGTGGCGGCCCAGGGCGCCGAGTCGTTCGTCGACCGGATGATCGCGCACCTGCAAGGGACCACCGACCCGGCCGAAGCCGTGGTCGAAGGCATGGTCTTCTGCGTACGAACCATCCCCACCGAGCCACGCCTGAGCCTTCTGCTGCAACTGGGAGACACCGCCGCCTTCGGCCGTGGCACCACCACCAGGGAGACCATCGCCTACGGCGCCAAGATGCTGCGGCGCTTCCCCGTCGACTGGGCCGCCGCCGACATCGACGAGGACGACCTCAACGGCCTCGCCGAGATCATCATGCGACTCCTCACGTCGCTGCTGCAGCATCCCGGCGAGGCACCGCAGGACGAAACCCGGCTCCGCACCTTCCTCAAGCGCTGGCTGGCCCCGGCGCTGTCCCGGACATCAGCATCCGCGCACCCGCGTTCTTGA